Proteins co-encoded in one Sinobacterium norvegicum genomic window:
- a CDS encoding isoprenyl transferase, producing MAGTVEILSPEQVKNVPKHIAIIMDGNNRWAKKQGILKAAAGHKAGVEAIRGVLNACDKFDVDVLTLFAFSSENWLRPKHEVSALMSLFSSYLKKEVPELHKNNVRLRVVGRRDRFSSKLCQQIVQAEQLTVDNSGRTLVIAADYGGKWDVASAAKSLAKDVEAGLLSADSIDESMLAQRMSLSDLIAPDLLIRTGGEMRISNYLLWQCAYSEFYFTETYWPDFGEQALRQAIAEFAGRQRRFGKTSEQIEQEDACLSNV from the coding sequence ATGGCGGGCACTGTCGAGATATTATCGCCTGAGCAGGTGAAAAATGTGCCGAAGCACATCGCTATCATTATGGATGGCAATAATCGCTGGGCGAAGAAGCAGGGCATATTAAAGGCGGCAGCGGGTCATAAGGCCGGAGTTGAGGCTATACGCGGTGTACTAAATGCCTGTGATAAGTTTGATGTTGATGTACTGACCTTGTTTGCTTTTAGCAGTGAGAACTGGCTGCGACCCAAGCACGAAGTGTCAGCTCTGATGAGCCTTTTTTCGTCCTATTTGAAAAAAGAAGTACCTGAATTACATAAAAATAACGTACGTCTACGGGTGGTTGGTCGCCGGGATCGTTTTTCATCAAAGTTGTGCCAACAGATTGTCCAGGCGGAGCAGTTGACCGTCGATAACAGTGGTAGAACCCTGGTCATTGCCGCTGATTATGGTGGTAAGTGGGATGTGGCGTCGGCGGCCAAGAGTTTGGCAAAAGATGTCGAGGCCGGTCTGCTGTCCGCTGACAGTATCGATGAATCGATGCTGGCGCAGCGAATGAGTCTATCGGATTTGATAGCCCCGGACTTGTTGATTCGTACTGGCGGTGAAATGCGCATTAGTAATTATTTGTTGTGGCAGTGCGCCTATTCGGAATTTTATTTTACTGAAACCTATTGGCCTGATTTTGGTGAGCAAGCACTGCGTCAAGCAATTGCAGAGTTTGCGGGCAGGCAGCGTCGTTTTGGTAAGACTAGTGAACAAATTGAGCAGGAGGATGCGTGCTTAAGCAACGTATAA
- the frr gene encoding ribosome recycling factor → MIDDLKQDAQERMEKSVTALASAFNKIRTGRAHPSILDGITVNYYGVPTPLSQVANISVEDARTLTVSPWEKPMVVEVEKAIMKSDLGVNPATNGDLIRIPMPALTEETRKTYIRQARAEAENARVSVRSIRRDVLNDVKELLKEKEITEDQDRKIQDDVQKITDGFVGRVDKALAEKETALMQI, encoded by the coding sequence GTGATCGATGATCTCAAACAGGATGCTCAAGAGCGGATGGAAAAAAGCGTCACGGCGCTGGCATCGGCATTCAATAAGATTCGCACTGGTCGTGCACACCCGAGTATTCTCGATGGTATTACTGTGAACTATTACGGTGTGCCGACGCCGTTGTCGCAGGTGGCTAATATTTCCGTCGAAGATGCACGTACGCTGACGGTATCACCCTGGGAAAAGCCCATGGTAGTTGAGGTTGAAAAGGCTATCATGAAGTCTGATCTGGGTGTTAATCCGGCGACAAATGGTGATCTTATTCGCATTCCAATGCCAGCTTTGACAGAGGAGACGCGTAAGACTTATATCCGTCAGGCTCGTGCAGAAGCTGAAAACGCACGTGTCTCTGTGCGCAGTATTCGTCGTGATGTTCTCAATGATGTTAAAGAATTGCTCAAAGAGAAAGAAATCACCGAGGATCAGGATCGTAAGATTCAAGACGATGTTCAGAAAATTACCGACGGTTTTGTTGGTCGTGTTGACAAGGCATTGGCTGAGAAAGAAACTGCTTTAATGCAGATCTAA
- the pyrH gene encoding UMP kinase, translated as MSQSPVGDRKYKRILLKLSGEALMGEQGFGIDPVVLDRMALEIGQLVGIGVQVGLVVGGGNLFRGAALSKAGLDRVTGDHMGMLATVMNALALRDALERSNISSRVMSAIPMSGVVEHYDRRTAMRYMEQGDVVIFSAGTGNPFFTTDSAACLRGIEVNAELVLKATKVDGVYSADPVKDPSATKYDWLSYDEVIENKLEVMDLTAIVLCSDHKMPIRVFKMDKSGALLNIVVGGEEGTLISEEK; from the coding sequence ATGAGTCAAAGTCCGGTCGGAGATAGGAAATACAAACGTATTTTATTAAAGCTCAGTGGTGAGGCTTTAATGGGTGAGCAGGGGTTTGGTATTGATCCTGTTGTGCTCGATCGTATGGCCTTAGAAATAGGTCAGCTGGTAGGTATTGGGGTGCAGGTTGGTTTGGTGGTCGGCGGCGGTAATTTGTTCCGTGGTGCGGCGCTGAGTAAGGCTGGTTTGGATCGTGTTACCGGCGATCATATGGGCATGTTGGCGACGGTGATGAATGCTTTGGCGCTTCGCGATGCGCTTGAGCGTTCGAATATTTCTAGCCGTGTCATGTCTGCGATTCCGATGAGTGGTGTTGTTGAGCATTACGACCGCCGTACAGCGATGCGCTATATGGAGCAGGGTGATGTTGTCATTTTCTCTGCCGGTACCGGTAACCCATTTTTTACAACGGATTCAGCTGCTTGTTTGCGTGGCATCGAGGTGAATGCTGAGTTGGTGCTGAAGGCGACCAAGGTGGACGGGGTTTATTCTGCCGATCCTGTTAAGGATCCCTCGGCAACCAAGTATGACTGGCTGAGTTATGACGAAGTTATTGAGAACAAACTTGAGGTAATGGATCTAACGGCCATCGTGTTGTGTTCCGATCATAAAATGCCAATTCGAGTCTTTAAAATGGATAAATCCGGTGCGCTGCTAAATATTGTTGTTGGTGGTGAAGAGGGTACGTTGATCAGCGAGGAAAAATAG
- the tsf gene encoding translation elongation factor Ts, giving the protein MAAISAAMVKELRERTGLGLLDCKKALKETGGDIEQAIENLRKSSGMKAAKKAGRTAADGVVAIRVADDASYGQVIEVNSETDFVARDDSFLAFVDTVADKAFAEKQVDVAAIMAGDLEAAREALVQKIGENIGVRRAADSSGDVVGGYVHSTNKIAALVTLKGGDVELAKDIAMHVAAVNPQFVSPADVSQDVIDKESDIIKAQPDMEGKPENIVEKMIGGRIKKFLAEISLTEQAFVKNPEFTVAKLAAQAGAEVVGFVRFEVGEGIEVEEVDFAAEVAEQLAASK; this is encoded by the coding sequence ATGGCAGCAATTTCTGCAGCAATGGTTAAAGAACTTCGTGAGCGTACTGGTCTGGGCTTACTAGACTGTAAAAAGGCGCTTAAAGAAACAGGTGGTGATATCGAGCAGGCGATTGAAAACCTGCGTAAGTCTAGCGGCATGAAAGCGGCTAAGAAAGCTGGTCGTACTGCGGCTGATGGTGTGGTTGCTATCCGTGTTGCTGACGATGCAAGCTACGGTCAGGTAATCGAAGTGAACAGCGAGACAGATTTTGTTGCTCGTGATGATAGCTTCCTGGCTTTCGTGGATACTGTTGCTGATAAGGCATTTGCTGAGAAGCAAGTTGATGTTGCTGCTATCATGGCGGGCGACCTTGAGGCTGCTCGTGAGGCTTTGGTTCAGAAGATTGGCGAGAACATTGGTGTTCGTCGCGCCGCTGACTCTTCCGGTGATGTTGTTGGTGGCTATGTTCACTCAACTAACAAGATTGCAGCATTGGTTACCTTGAAAGGTGGTGATGTTGAGCTGGCGAAAGATATCGCGATGCATGTTGCCGCTGTTAATCCTCAGTTTGTATCTCCTGCCGATGTGTCGCAGGACGTTATCGACAAGGAATCTGACATCATCAAGGCTCAGCCTGATATGGAAGGCAAGCCAGAGAACATCGTCGAGAAAATGATTGGCGGTCGTATTAAGAAGTTCTTGGCTGAAATCAGCTTGACTGAGCAGGCGTTCGTTAAGAACCCTGAGTTCACCGTTGCTAAGCTTGCTGCTCAGGCCGGTGCTGAAGTTGTTGGTTTTGTCCGTTTTGAGGTTGGCGAGGGTATTGAGGTCGAAGAAGTCGATTTCGCTGCCGAGGTTGCTGAGCAGTTAGCAGCTTCTAAGTAA
- the rpsB gene encoding 30S ribosomal protein S2 — MATTISMRALLQSGAHFGHQTRYWNPKMGKYIFGARNKIHIINLEHTVPAFNEALALVENLASNGNKVLFVGTKRAAGKAIREEASRVSMPFVSHRWLGGMLTNYKTIRQSIRRLREFEAQAQDGTFDKLTKKEALMRTRLMDKLERSIGGIKDMGGLPDALFVVDVDHERIAIAEANKLNIPVIGIVDTNSNPDGVDYVIPANDDAIRAVRLYVKTIADAVTAGKGESEAGEAAKNEFVEETSSEEKAG; from the coding sequence ATGGCTACTACTATTAGCATGCGCGCTTTGCTTCAATCTGGCGCACACTTCGGTCACCAGACCCGTTACTGGAACCCAAAGATGGGTAAATACATCTTTGGCGCACGTAACAAGATTCATATCATTAACCTAGAGCACACTGTTCCTGCTTTCAACGAAGCCCTTGCGCTGGTTGAAAACTTGGCTTCTAACGGCAATAAAGTATTGTTCGTTGGTACTAAGCGTGCAGCGGGCAAGGCTATCCGTGAAGAAGCTTCTCGCGTTAGCATGCCTTTCGTTAGTCATCGTTGGTTGGGTGGTATGCTGACTAACTACAAGACTATTCGTCAGTCTATCCGTCGTCTTCGTGAATTCGAAGCTCAGGCGCAGGATGGTACTTTCGACAAGTTGACTAAGAAAGAAGCTCTGATGCGTACTCGCTTGATGGATAAGCTTGAGCGTTCTATCGGTGGTATCAAGGATATGGGCGGTCTACCTGACGCACTTTTTGTTGTCGATGTTGATCACGAGCGTATCGCGATTGCTGAAGCTAACAAATTGAACATCCCAGTTATCGGTATCGTTGATACTAACTCAAACCCAGATGGCGTTGATTACGTTATCCCTGCAAACGATGATGCTATCCGCGCTGTCCGTTTGTACGTGAAAACTATTGCCGATGCAGTGACTGCAGGCAAGGGTGAGAGCGAAGCTGGCGAAGCCGCTAAGAACGAATTCGTAGAAGAAACTTCTAGCGAAGAAAAAGCAGGCTAA
- the map gene encoding type I methionyl aminopeptidase produces MTVSIKTPEQIQKMRVAGKLAADVLEMIEPYVKVGVTTGELDRICHEYITKERDAIPAPLNYHGFPKSICTSINHVICHGIPSDSKKLKEGDILNIDITVIKDGFHGDTSKMFYLGNVPNYMKKLAERSQFCLYKALEIVKPGTTLGDIGAIIQKHAEKKDANGVSYSIVQEYCGHGIGEVFHEEPQVLHYGVAGQGLALKEGMTFTIEPMLNAGKRHTKLNNKDGWTVTTKDGKPSAQWEHTIVVTADGCEILTARQEELEAFSGCAIFRKD; encoded by the coding sequence ATGACTGTTAGCATCAAAACCCCCGAACAAATCCAAAAAATGCGTGTAGCCGGCAAGCTCGCTGCCGATGTCCTTGAAATGATCGAACCCTATGTCAAGGTCGGCGTCACCACCGGCGAACTCGATCGCATCTGTCATGAATACATTACCAAGGAGCGCGATGCCATTCCCGCACCGCTCAACTACCATGGCTTTCCCAAATCTATTTGCACCTCAATCAACCATGTGATCTGCCACGGCATTCCCTCCGACAGCAAAAAACTGAAAGAGGGTGACATTCTCAACATCGACATTACCGTGATCAAAGATGGTTTCCACGGCGACACCAGCAAGATGTTCTATCTCGGTAATGTACCGAACTATATGAAAAAATTGGCCGAGCGCTCACAATTCTGCCTGTATAAAGCACTTGAGATTGTCAAGCCCGGCACCACGCTTGGCGACATCGGCGCAATTATTCAAAAACATGCCGAGAAGAAAGACGCCAATGGTGTCAGCTATAGCATTGTTCAGGAGTACTGCGGCCACGGTATTGGCGAAGTATTCCATGAGGAGCCTCAGGTCTTACACTACGGTGTAGCCGGACAGGGCTTGGCGCTAAAAGAGGGAATGACCTTTACCATCGAGCCGATGCTCAATGCTGGCAAGCGCCACACCAAACTTAACAACAAAGACGGCTGGACCGTCACAACCAAAGACGGAAAGCCGTCCGCCCAGTGGGAACACACCATTGTGGTCACCGCCGACGGCTGTGAGATTCTCACCGCCCGCCAAGAAGAGCTGGAGGCCTTTAGTGGCTGCGCCATCTTCCGCAAAGACTAG
- the glnD gene encoding [protein-PII] uridylyltransferase: MTTTLIDIYQVTEQLIDNPTPQLPLKAAIKEGSELLNQQFLEGRNVTELVRERAVLIDAIIDLCWKNCQLLGQQMTLVAVGGYGRGELHPFSDIDILVLLKTEPDAEAQASLEKFITLLWDLGLDIGHSVRTSDECVAEASKDITIATALMESRVLSGNCELHEQMKQATDPSNVWDSREFFQAKCQEQQNRHDKFANTEYNLEPNVKSSPGGLRDIQVIDWVTKRHFATSDRSQLVSNQFLTDEEFKIIEDGRNFMWQVRWALHMVANRAEDRLLFDYQRQLSEIFGFTDGDERHNIEQFMQRFYRWAIALSELNDLIIQHFNEAIIQACEPEEVMEINTRFRIRNNLIEAANETVFQKHPSALLEVFVLLANNPHIEGVRAATIRLIRDGRHLIDDAFRENPKNRQLFAELLRGNHLLATSLHRMKRYGILGNYLPEFGKIIGQMQHDLFHIYTVDAHTIQVVRNMRHFGYDEYREKFPLASSIHNRMDKVELLYTAGLYHDIAKGRGGDHSELGQEDARQFCINHGYSKSDTNLVVWMVKHHLTMSSIAQRKDISDPEVIRDFANLVGDQRHLDYLYALTVADINATNPTLWTSWRAALMRQLYLETKRALRRGLENHVDKEELVADIKERAIRLLEDKGFDAEDVLNFWDNPGDEYFLRHSPREIAWHTEATAGHGDSTKPLILIEDTLDKLYEGATHIFIRTTEHKYLFANVAACFEQLNLSIQDARIITTESGLCMDTFIVLDANGEAIGTSPQRLKTIRKKLNEYLSTQQQVIDNVSRFIPRQLKHFNNPTNVTIITDTQKEQTIIEVITPDRPGLLALVGLIFAENQLMLQNAKISTLGERVEDVFFITDNNGKAIEDADVSERICQQLRLQLDQNVNDQ; encoded by the coding sequence ATGACGACCACGTTAATAGATATCTACCAAGTCACCGAGCAACTCATCGACAATCCAACGCCTCAGCTGCCGCTGAAGGCCGCGATAAAAGAAGGCTCCGAGTTACTCAACCAGCAATTTTTAGAGGGTAGAAACGTCACCGAGTTGGTAAGAGAACGCGCCGTACTCATTGACGCTATTATCGACCTCTGCTGGAAAAACTGTCAACTACTCGGCCAACAGATGACCCTAGTGGCTGTTGGCGGCTACGGCCGCGGGGAACTTCACCCCTTCTCCGATATCGACATTCTGGTGCTACTAAAAACCGAGCCCGACGCCGAAGCTCAGGCATCACTGGAAAAGTTTATCACCCTGCTGTGGGATCTCGGTCTGGATATCGGTCACAGTGTTCGCACCAGCGACGAGTGCGTGGCCGAGGCCAGTAAAGATATCACCATTGCCACCGCGCTGATGGAATCTCGAGTACTCAGTGGCAATTGCGAACTGCACGAGCAAATGAAACAAGCCACAGATCCGAGCAACGTCTGGGACAGTCGGGAGTTCTTCCAGGCCAAATGCCAGGAGCAGCAAAATCGACACGATAAGTTTGCCAACACCGAATACAATCTTGAGCCCAATGTGAAGTCATCACCGGGGGGCTTGCGCGATATACAGGTCATCGACTGGGTGACCAAACGCCACTTTGCCACCAGCGATCGCTCGCAATTGGTCAGCAATCAATTCCTCACCGATGAAGAATTCAAAATAATTGAAGATGGTCGCAATTTTATGTGGCAGGTCCGCTGGGCACTTCACATGGTGGCCAACCGAGCTGAAGATAGGCTGCTGTTCGACTATCAGCGCCAGCTTTCCGAAATCTTTGGTTTTACCGACGGCGACGAGCGCCATAACATTGAGCAATTTATGCAACGCTTTTACCGTTGGGCTATTGCGCTATCGGAGCTCAACGATCTAATTATTCAGCACTTCAACGAGGCAATTATTCAGGCCTGCGAGCCCGAAGAAGTAATGGAGATCAACACCCGCTTCCGCATTCGCAACAATCTCATTGAAGCGGCTAACGAAACTGTTTTTCAAAAACACCCCTCGGCCCTGCTTGAGGTGTTCGTACTGCTCGCCAACAACCCCCACATCGAAGGCGTAAGAGCAGCGACTATTCGATTGATACGCGATGGCCGTCACCTGATTGATGACGCCTTTCGCGAGAACCCTAAGAACCGACAACTATTTGCCGAATTACTGCGCGGCAATCACTTGCTGGCCACCTCACTACACCGAATGAAACGCTACGGCATCCTCGGCAACTACCTGCCAGAATTTGGCAAAATTATCGGCCAGATGCAGCACGACCTCTTTCATATTTACACCGTTGACGCCCACACCATTCAAGTAGTGCGCAATATGCGGCATTTTGGCTATGATGAGTATCGCGAGAAGTTTCCCCTCGCCTCCTCTATCCACAACAGAATGGACAAGGTTGAGCTGCTCTATACCGCCGGTCTCTATCATGATATTGCCAAGGGTCGCGGTGGCGATCACAGCGAACTCGGCCAGGAGGACGCCAGACAATTTTGCATCAACCACGGCTATAGCAAATCTGATACCAACCTCGTCGTCTGGATGGTCAAGCATCATCTCACCATGTCGAGTATTGCCCAACGCAAAGACATTTCCGACCCCGAAGTCATCCGCGACTTTGCCAACCTGGTCGGCGATCAACGCCACCTCGATTATCTCTACGCTCTGACAGTCGCCGATATCAACGCCACCAATCCAACACTGTGGACAAGTTGGCGAGCAGCGCTGATGCGTCAATTATATTTAGAGACCAAGCGCGCGTTGCGACGCGGCCTAGAAAACCACGTCGACAAAGAAGAATTGGTTGCCGACATTAAAGAGCGGGCCATCCGGCTATTAGAAGACAAGGGCTTTGATGCTGAAGACGTTCTAAACTTCTGGGACAACCCCGGTGACGAGTATTTTCTGCGTCACTCACCGCGCGAAATTGCCTGGCATACCGAGGCAACCGCCGGCCATGGCGATAGCACTAAACCGCTGATTTTGATTGAAGACACCCTCGATAAACTTTACGAGGGAGCCACCCACATTTTTATTCGCACCACAGAACATAAGTACCTGTTCGCCAATGTCGCCGCCTGTTTCGAGCAGCTCAACCTCAGCATTCAAGATGCCCGTATCATTACCACAGAATCAGGCCTGTGTATGGACACCTTTATCGTTCTTGACGCCAACGGGGAAGCCATCGGCACCTCGCCTCAACGTCTCAAAACCATCCGCAAAAAACTCAACGAATACCTCAGCACGCAACAGCAGGTAATCGATAACGTGTCGCGCTTTATCCCGCGTCAATTGAAGCACTTCAACAACCCAACCAATGTCACCATCATTACCGACACACAAAAAGAACAGACCATTATCGAAGTGATAACACCAGACAGACCTGGGTTACTGGCTCTGGTCGGTTTAATTTTTGCCGAGAACCAATTGATGTTGCAAAACGCCAAGATATCGACGCTCGGTGAGCGAGTAGAGGATGTATTCTTTATCACTGACAACAATGGCAAAGCGATAGAAGATGCCGATGTCAGCGAGAGAATTTGCCAGCAACTGCGCCTTCAGCTCGACCAGAATGTCAACGATCAATAA
- the dapC gene encoding succinyldiaminopimelate transaminase, with translation MNNDLQHLHRYPFEKLAALKAQVTAPNHLEHIALSIGEPKHAPPQFVLENLTNNLDKISGYPTTAGILPLRQAIADWATSRFQLAPQSLTAQSHVLPVNGTREALFALTQAVVNRADKPLVLMPNPFYQIYEGAATLAGAEPYYLNCLASNNFQPDYDTIPADVWQRTQLLFLCSPGNPTGAVTDAETLKKLIVLADQYDFIIASDECYSELYFDEQQPPMGLLQACAELDRNDFKRCVVFHSLSKRSNLPGLRSGFVAGDADIIQPFLLYRTYHGCAMPLHHQHASIQAWGDETHVKLNRDYYRQKFDAVIDILQDVIDIEQPEAGFYLWLNVDGSDSEFAQQLFAEQNITALPGSFLGREANGVNPGAGRVRMALVAELAQCIEAAQRIKAFLTRRQQP, from the coding sequence ATGAATAACGACTTACAACATCTGCACCGCTACCCCTTCGAAAAATTGGCTGCGCTCAAAGCCCAGGTAACGGCACCGAATCATCTTGAGCACATAGCCCTGTCGATCGGCGAGCCAAAGCATGCGCCACCTCAATTTGTGCTTGAAAACCTGACTAACAATCTCGATAAAATATCTGGCTACCCGACGACTGCCGGTATTTTACCACTGCGCCAGGCCATCGCTGACTGGGCCACAAGCCGCTTTCAATTAGCACCGCAATCTCTGACTGCGCAATCTCATGTATTGCCGGTCAATGGCACCCGTGAAGCACTTTTTGCCTTGACACAGGCCGTCGTCAACAGAGCCGACAAACCTTTAGTACTGATGCCCAATCCTTTCTACCAGATTTACGAAGGCGCGGCGACGCTGGCCGGGGCAGAACCCTATTACCTCAACTGCCTTGCCAGCAATAATTTTCAACCAGACTACGATACAATCCCCGCCGACGTATGGCAGCGAACACAGCTGTTGTTTCTGTGCAGCCCGGGCAACCCAACAGGAGCAGTCACTGATGCAGAGACGCTTAAAAAGCTTATCGTACTAGCCGATCAGTATGATTTCATCATCGCCAGCGACGAATGCTATTCAGAACTCTACTTCGACGAGCAGCAACCCCCTATGGGTTTATTGCAGGCCTGCGCCGAATTAGATCGTAACGATTTTAAGCGCTGCGTTGTCTTTCACTCGCTGTCCAAACGTTCGAACCTGCCCGGTCTACGTTCGGGTTTCGTAGCCGGTGATGCCGACATCATCCAACCATTTCTGCTCTACCGCACCTACCATGGTTGTGCCATGCCGCTGCATCACCAACACGCCAGCATTCAAGCATGGGGAGACGAAACCCATGTCAAACTGAACCGCGATTACTATCGCCAAAAATTTGACGCGGTCATCGATATTCTGCAAGACGTCATCGATATCGAGCAGCCTGAGGCTGGCTTCTATCTCTGGCTCAACGTCGATGGCAGCGACAGCGAATTTGCCCAGCAGCTGTTTGCCGAGCAAAACATCACCGCGCTACCCGGCAGCTTCTTAGGCCGTGAAGCCAATGGTGTCAACCCTGGCGCAGGCAGAGTAAGAATGGCGCTGGTGGCGGAGCTGGCGCAATGTATAGAGGCGGCACAACGCATCAAAGCTTTTCTCACGCGGCGACAGCAGCCATGA
- the nth gene encoding endonuclease III → MTCAKKNMLKGERVNYILRRLQSLYPNPPVPLDHKDPYTLLVAVLLSAQCTDARVNLVTPALFDRADNPFDMAKVPVEEIKAIIRPCGLSPQKSKAISVLSQMLVDQYDGEVPADMAALEELPGVGHKTASVVMSQAFDIPAFAVDTHIHRLAQRWGLTNGKNVQQTEKDLKRLFPKESWNQLHLQIIYYAREFCSARGCDGRICEICSTCYPQRKHPKKVLKP, encoded by the coding sequence ATGACCTGCGCCAAAAAAAATATGCTTAAGGGTGAGCGGGTCAATTATATCTTGCGGCGACTACAAAGCCTCTATCCCAATCCGCCTGTCCCCCTCGACCACAAAGATCCTTACACCTTGTTAGTCGCGGTTTTATTATCGGCACAGTGCACCGATGCACGAGTCAACCTGGTCACACCGGCGCTATTCGACCGTGCCGACAACCCCTTCGATATGGCCAAGGTTCCCGTCGAAGAAATCAAGGCTATTATTCGTCCCTGTGGGCTATCTCCGCAAAAATCAAAGGCAATATCGGTACTGTCACAGATGCTGGTCGATCAATACGATGGCGAGGTACCGGCAGATATGGCAGCACTGGAAGAGCTCCCCGGAGTAGGCCACAAAACCGCCAGCGTCGTCATGTCGCAGGCTTTCGATATCCCCGCCTTTGCTGTCGATACCCACATCCATCGGCTGGCCCAGCGCTGGGGGCTGACCAATGGCAAAAATGTCCAACAAACTGAAAAAGACCTTAAGCGCCTGTTTCCTAAAGAAAGCTGGAACCAGCTTCACCTGCAAATCATCTATTATGCCCGCGAATTTTGCTCAGCCCGTGGCTGTGACGGCCGAATCTGTGAAATCTGTAGCACCTGTTACCCGCAGCGTAAACACCCCAAAAAAGTGTTAAAGCCTTGA
- a CDS encoding ArsC family reductase gives MTMTILFGINNCDTVKKARKWFDSNSLDHSYHDFRNDGLTENQLQQWIDAIGYETLVNKRSTTWKQLGDDAKQSLDGDSAKALMLANPTLIKRPVVIDDTGVVSVGFKEADFQQRFLSLD, from the coding sequence ATGACTATGACAATACTGTTCGGTATCAACAACTGCGACACCGTCAAAAAAGCCAGAAAATGGTTTGATAGCAACAGCCTAGATCACAGCTATCACGATTTCAGAAATGACGGACTGACAGAGAATCAACTCCAGCAATGGATTGACGCTATCGGCTATGAAACACTGGTCAACAAGCGCTCTACCACGTGGAAACAGCTCGGCGATGACGCCAAGCAGAGCCTTGATGGCGACAGCGCAAAAGCACTGATGCTGGCCAATCCAACACTGATCAAACGCCCTGTTGTTATCGATGACACCGGCGTGGTCAGCGTTGGCTTCAAAGAAGCTGACTTTCAGCAACGCTTTTTATCACTCGATTAA
- the dapD gene encoding 2,3,4,5-tetrahydropyridine-2,6-dicarboxylate N-succinyltransferase: MTNSVFSLGLGVGTQNNKGEWLEVFYAQPLLQPSEQLVGLIAEAVGYEGGNQAITVAKAQLQKLAGLLFDAEEKSQAKIAATLAEGNQPAVITILASDAAPETVAECYLKLHLLSHTLVKPHGVNLTGMFGVLPNVAWTNKGAIDLAELDDAQLKARCNGEIIDVLSVDKFPKMLNYVVPAGTRVGDASRVRLGAYLGEGTTIMHEGFVNFNAGTEGPGMIEGRISAGVFVGKGSDLGGGCSTMGTLSGGNSVVISVGEECLIGANAGIGLPLGDRCTVEAGLYITAGSKLNLLDEDRNVVEVVKARDLAGKSDLLFRRNSISGALEVLSNKSAIALNAELHSNN, translated from the coding sequence ATGACAAATTCAGTATTCAGCCTCGGCCTCGGTGTCGGCACCCAGAACAATAAAGGCGAGTGGTTAGAAGTGTTTTACGCCCAACCGCTACTTCAGCCCAGCGAGCAGCTCGTCGGCCTTATCGCTGAAGCCGTGGGCTACGAAGGCGGCAACCAAGCCATTACCGTCGCCAAGGCTCAGCTGCAAAAGCTGGCCGGCCTATTGTTTGATGCCGAAGAAAAATCACAGGCTAAAATCGCTGCGACACTGGCAGAAGGCAACCAGCCTGCAGTTATTACCATCTTAGCCAGTGATGCAGCACCGGAAACTGTAGCCGAGTGCTACCTCAAGCTGCACCTACTGTCCCATACTCTGGTCAAGCCACACGGCGTCAACCTCACCGGTATGTTTGGTGTATTGCCTAACGTCGCCTGGACAAACAAAGGCGCCATTGATCTTGCTGAGCTTGACGATGCTCAACTCAAGGCACGCTGCAACGGTGAAATCATCGATGTATTGTCCGTCGATAAATTCCCTAAGATGCTTAACTATGTTGTCCCTGCCGGCACCCGTGTTGGCGACGCCTCTCGCGTCCGCCTAGGTGCTTATCTCGGCGAGGGTACCACCATTATGCACGAGGGTTTTGTCAACTTTAATGCGGGCACAGAGGGTCCCGGTATGATTGAAGGTCGCATCTCTGCCGGCGTTTTTGTCGGCAAAGGGTCTGACCTTGGCGGTGGCTGTTCAACCATGGGCACCCTCTCTGGCGGCAACTCAGTGGTCATCAGCGTTGGTGAAGAATGCCTAATCGGTGCCAATGCTGGTATCGGCTTACCGCTGGGCGACCGCTGCACCGTGGAAGCGGGCCTCTATATCACCGCAGGCTCAAAGCTCAACCTGCTCGATGAGGATCGCAATGTGGTTGAAGTCGTCAAGGCACGTGATCTCGCCGGTAAATCTGATCTGCTGTTCCGTCGCAACTCAATCTCAGGCGCTCTCGAAGTACTGAGCAACAAATCAGCAATCGCATTAAATGCTGAGCTTCACAGCAACAACTAA